One genomic region from Epinephelus moara isolate mb chromosome 8, YSFRI_EMoa_1.0, whole genome shotgun sequence encodes:
- the ppef2a gene encoding serine/threonine-protein phosphatase with EF-hands 2 yields the protein MEVPSFGSSLGTVMGCGVTKSDHFHKTSGKAIKSAILIQRWYRQYVARTEMRRRYTWHIFQSIEYSGEQAQIKLYNFLGYLMDNFTPTSNERNLISHIFRENEICRDAEWERYFCYKNIEVPEIYSGPHLTFPLTVEQAVGLVEAFRNKKQLHSRYVLQLLLETWKQLRMLPNINRVSTCRSKEITICGDLHGQLEDLLLIFYKNGMPSLEKPYVFNGDFVDRGKDSIEILIILFSFLLVYPSDVYLNRGNHEDHIVNLRYGFTKEVLTKYKMHGKRILKLLQKIFSWLPLATVIDQKVLVLHGGISNSTDLGLLARLDRHNYVSALRPPKKRYHSSAGLSIDSDMDEEVLSNHRIFQRRTSLTFPKPLGTRDSFQNRSLQDFSDRIKVNTVDEVEINKRRQSIFNAAINKPENELSSSLSNESINSDHSKDEWKQILDLLWSDPMNQDGCMPNEVRGGGCYWGPDVTEDFLNKHGLQLIIRSHECKQDGYEFCHNRNVLTLFSASNYYDVGSNRGAYVKLGPDLVPHLLQYQASSMIRELTIRQSVGQTERSALRVLREQLFAHKSDLICAFKKFDSENTGLVSLNDWASAVESVMHLSLPWRMLRYQLITSKSSDGMINYYEWFNELAIKGPNTDHIDQSLLETLYRHRSTLETIFRIVDTDNSGFITIEDFRQTWKLLSVYLKMEITDDAISDLAVTIDRNNDGSIDIEEFMEAFRLTDKKSRLERGRSMFMGTGTDLTKLEGDPNI from the exons atggaGGTTCCCTCATTTGGCTCCTCATTAG GAACAGTCATGGGATGTGGCGTCACGAAGTCCGACCATTTCCACAAAACATCTGGTAAAg ctaTAAAATCTGCCATCCTGATTCAGCGATGGTACCGTCAGTATGTCGCCCGCACAGAGATGAGACGGAGATACACCTGGCACATCTTCCAGTCCATCGAATACTCCGGCGAACAGGCTCAGATAAAA CTTTACAACTTTCTCGGCTACCTCATGGACAATTTCACACCTACAAGCAATGAAC GGAATTTGATCTCACACATCTTCAGAGAGAACGAGATCTGTCGCGATGCAGAGTGGGAGAGGTACTTCTGCTACAAGAACATCGAAGTGCCAGAGATTTACTCAGGACCTCACCTCACCTTCCCTCTGACGGTGGAGCAGGCGGTCGGGCTGGTGGAGGCCTTCAGGAACAAGAAA CAGCTGCATTCACGTTACGTCCTCCAGCTGCTGCTTGAGACGTGGAAACAGCTCCGGATGTTGCCAAATATCAACCGTGTCTCCACCTGCCGCAGCAAAGAAATCACTATTTGTG GTGATTTGCATGGACAACTGGAAGACCTGCTGCTGATTTTCTACAAG AACGGCATGCCGTCCTTGGAGAAGCCCTACGTGTTTAACGGAGACTTTGTAGACCGAGGCAAAGACTCCATCGAGATCCTCATTATCCTGTTTTCATTTCTGCTCGTCTATCCGAGTGACGTCTACCTCAACAGAGGAAACCACGAAGACCACATAGTCAACCTGAG GTACGGCTTCACGAAGGAGGTGTTGACGAAATACAAG ATGCACGGCAAACGTATCTTGAAGTTGCTGCAGAAGATTTTCAGCTGGTTGCCGTTAGCGACAGTAATCGATCAGAAGGTGCTTGTACTCCACGGAGGGATTTCAAACAGCACAGACCTCGGCCTCCTCGCCAGATTGGACAGACACAAT tacGTCTCAGCGCTGAGGCCTCCAAAGAAGAGATACCACAGCTCAGCGGGGTTGTCCATCGACTCGGACATGGACGAGGAGGTCTTGTCCAACCACCGGATCTTCCAGCGTCGGACTTCCCTCACGTTTCCCAAACCCCTTGGGACCCGCGACAGCTTCCAGAACCGCTCGCTGCAGGACTTCTCTGACCGGATCAAAGTGAACACGGTGGACGAGGTGGAGATCAACAAGAGGAGACAGTCTATTTTCAACGCAGCGATCAACAAACCAGAGAATGAGCTGTCTTCATCTTTGTCCAATGAGTCTATCAACAGTGATCATTCCAAAGACGAGTGGAAACAG ATCCTGGACCTGCTGTGGAGCGACCCGATGAACCAGGACGGCTGCATGCCCAACGAGGTGCGGGGCGGAGGCTGCTACTGGGGCCCCGACGTCACTGAGGACTTCCTGAACAAACACGGCCTGCAGCTCATCATCCGCTCCCACGAGTGCAAACAGGACGGTTACGAGTTCTGCCACAACCGTAAT GTCCTCACTCTGTTCTCCGCCTCCAATTACTACGACGTGGGAAGCAACAGGGGGGCGTATGTGAAGTTGGGTCCAGACCTTGTGCCTCATTTACTTCAGTACCAGGCCAGCAGCATGATCAGAGAGCTCACCATAAGACAAAG TGTCGGGCAAACCGAGCGCTCAGCCCTCAGAGTCCTGCGGGAGCAGCTGTTTGCGCACAAATCTGACCTCATCTGTGCCTTCAAAAAGTTTGACAGCGAGAACACAG GTCTTGTGTCTCTGAACGACTGGGCCTCTGCAGTGGAGAGCGTGATGCACCTCAGTCTGCCCTGGAGGATGCTGCGCTATCAGCTGATCACCAGTAAGAGCAGTGACGGCATGATAAATTACTACGAGTGGTTCAACGAGCTCGCCATCAAAGGACCCAACACGGAT CACATTGACCAGAGTCTGCTGGAGACTTTGTATCGCCATCGCTCCACCTTGGAGACCATCTTCAGGATCGTAGACACAGACAACTCGG gcTTCATCACCATCGAGGACTTCCGGCAGACCTGGAAGCTGCTGAGCGTCTACCTAAAGATGGAGATCACGGACGACGCCATCTCCGACCTGGCCGTCACTATTGACCGCAACAATGACGGCAGCATTGACATCGAAGAGTTCATGGAGGCCTTCCGCCTCACAGACAAGAAGAGCCGGCTGGAGCGAGGGCGCAGCATGTTCATGGGGACGGGCACTGACCTCACCAAGCTGGAGGGAGATCCCAACATTTGA